In Halobaculum rubrum, the following are encoded in one genomic region:
- a CDS encoding CAP domain-containing protein: MNRKYTTALALVAMISLAGCLSFVGSNSDPVVRSQEPVEMDGTSPQPPKFAHHQSDSDVETPPPLENKTPREDINVTLSEIILIDKINDYRADSGSGRLVSDPRLARIARHHSYDMATRDFFNHTNPDGETFADRVQESSYACGGGGENLRGVFWNRSYSQTEEELAEVILRGFIESPEHNTGMLLPSHDTIGVGIYIAEDGRTYATVNFCDANPGEENEP, from the coding sequence GTCGGATCGAATTCCGATCCAGTTGTCCGTAGCCAAGAGCCAGTAGAAATGGATGGTACCAGCCCCCAGCCACCGAAATTTGCCCATCATCAGTCGGATAGCGATGTCGAAACTCCCCCGCCGTTAGAGAATAAAACTCCACGCGAAGACATTAATGTTACACTATCTGAAATAATATTGATTGATAAAATAAACGACTATCGAGCGGATAGTGGTTCTGGACGTTTAGTGTCGGATCCCAGACTTGCCCGTATCGCTCGCCATCACTCATACGATATGGCCACACGCGATTTCTTCAATCACACCAACCCCGATGGAGAGACGTTCGCTGATCGGGTCCAGGAAAGCAGTTATGCCTGCGGTGGCGGTGGCGAAAATCTCAGGGGAGTCTTCTGGAACAGGAGCTATTCACAGACGGAAGAGGAGCTCGCAGAAGTCATTCTCCGTGGATTCATTGAGTCCCCGGAACACAACACGGGGATGCTCCTCCCGAGCCACGACACTATTGGCGTCGGGATATACATCGCCGAGGACGGGCGAACGTACGCCACAGTAAATTTCTGCGACGCTAACCCGGGAGAGGAAAACGAACCATGA
- a CDS encoding DsbA family protein, with protein sequence MNWFDHGPTRRHFLAATGTATLAGTSGCLGWLRGDSERDEPRGGWHTEEFTTAEETKTFSYREGTRTPYPGVKQIYAGGGTLVLVCFDYAHEPSIRWWREEFPKLSDLLADGAFRPTLLMFPLPVNEWSMLLPSAVFEVRARGTRADAWRFHELIVEAAPDYSFDLLRESASEVGVDGAAVVEAAETRRRRNQTLSDREFGRDSGVDAESIPAFRWGTDPIEGSTAAEIREFVESRN encoded by the coding sequence ATGAATTGGTTCGATCACGGCCCCACGCGAAGACACTTCCTCGCGGCCACAGGTACCGCGACACTCGCCGGAACGTCCGGCTGCCTCGGCTGGCTGCGCGGCGACTCCGAGCGCGACGAACCCCGCGGCGGCTGGCACACCGAGGAGTTCACGACCGCCGAGGAGACAAAGACCTTCAGCTATCGCGAGGGAACTCGCACACCCTATCCCGGAGTGAAGCAGATATACGCGGGCGGCGGCACGCTCGTGCTCGTCTGTTTCGATTACGCTCACGAGCCGTCGATCCGGTGGTGGCGCGAGGAGTTCCCGAAGCTGTCGGACCTCCTCGCGGACGGCGCCTTCCGCCCGACGCTGCTCATGTTCCCGCTTCCGGTCAACGAGTGGTCGATGCTGCTCCCGAGCGCGGTGTTCGAGGTCCGCGCTCGGGGGACCCGAGCCGACGCGTGGCGGTTTCACGAACTGATCGTCGAGGCGGCCCCGGACTACTCGTTCGACCTACTTCGGGAGTCGGCTTCGGAGGTCGGCGTCGACGGAGCAGCCGTAGTCGAAGCGGCAGAAACTCGGCGGCGGCGGAACCAGACGCTCTCAGACCGCGAGTTCGGTCGTGACAGCGGCGTCGACGCGGAGTCGATCCCGGCGTTCCGGTGGGGAACCGACCCGATCGAAGGGTCCACCGCCGCCGAGATCCGGGAGTTCGTCGAATCACGAAACTGA